AAGTCGGAGCAGGTGGTGAAGACGGAGGGTGGAGAGGTGAGGGTGGTGAGGGGCTTCGGGTCGTCTTCCAAGTGGGGTGGGTGCGGTCCTGTTAGCCCCATGCACATCGGATTCATCTTCATGGAGCCCAAGACTCTCTTCATCCCTCAGTATTTGGATTCGAGCCTCATCCTGTTCGTTCACAGGGGTAAGCACCCTCTGTTCCTTCTTGTCAGGACCTTCAGAATTCTAAGATTATATGATCTTAGAAACGTGAGTCAGAACACACAAAGTGATCGATGTGCTACAGGGGATGTGAGGGTTGGGTGGATATACAAGGATGGTTTGGCGGAGAGGCAACTCAAGATGGGAGACATCATTCACATCCCTGCTGGTTCCACTTTCTACATGGTCAACGCCGGCGAGGGTCAGAGGTTGCAGATCATCTGCAGTATCGATACCTCGGATAGCATGGATTTCAGCCCTTATCAGGTGAAGCAGCTCCTGTCCCTTCGGCTGGCTCAGCCAAGTCAACTCTACACTTGAATCTGATTCCATCGTTTCCCTACTATGCGCTGTTTCTGCAGTCGTTCTTCATCGGTGGAGGGATGTACCCGACTTCGGTGGTTGCAGGATTCGACATGGGAACCCTCTCTACGGCATTCAATGTAAGCCCACTAAGTTACAAGCTGTAAGGATCAGCGAGGTGATATCTGGGTGATGCGCAGGTCACCGAAGAGGAAGTGCAGGCAATCCTGGGGTCGCAAACTGGAGGGCCAATAGTTTTGTTGACCGGTGAAGCGGCCGAGCGAATCGACCGCCGGCGGCGGAAAGGTTTATTAGAATTccacgacgaggaggaggaggatggatgGTGGACATGGAGAAAGCTGCTAACGGGCATACTTGGAGGTGGCTTCGGTGATCGCAACAGAGGAAAGAAACGTCCGGTTCGCTCGCCCGATCCTTACAACGTATACGATCGGGATCCCGACTTCAGGAACGATTACGGATGGAGTCTCGCCCTCGATGAGCACGACTACCATCCTCTGAAACACTCGGACATCGGAGTCTACGTCGTCAACCTTACTGCGGTATCGTTCTGTACCTTGAGCGGTTTAGCGTTGTGATCCGTGTCCTGTTACGACATGTCATTATGGCGTCAGGGGTCGATGATGGCGCCTCACGTGAACCCGAGGGCGACGGACTACGGCGTGGTGCTCGGTGGATCAGGGGAGGTTCATGTGGTGTCGCCCAACGGCACCGGCGCCATGAAGGCGGAGGTGGCGGAGGGTGATGTGTTCTGGATTCCGCGCTACTTTCCCTTCTGTCAGGTGGCGTCGCGGAGCGGTCCGTTGGAGTTTTTCGGGTTCACGACGTCGGCGAGGAGGAACAGACCCCAGTTCCTGGTGGGGGCGAGCTCGATCCTGACGGCGATGATGGGGCCGGAGCTGGCCGCAGGGTTTGGGGTGTCGGAGGAGCAGCTGAGGGACGTGGTGGACGCTCAGAGGGAGGCCACCATTCTCCCCTCGCGGCCATGGCCGCCTGTGAGGAGGGAGGGGAAGACACCGGTCAATAGGTGAGCACTGCATGCGTGCAGGAGACTTTGGATGTATGTATCTTTTCTAGCTCTTTAATAAAGAAGGATTACAGTTGTAGTTCGAATCCGTCCTCAGCATATATTTTTCTTGTATCTCTTGGTTATCGTCTCCATCTGCTGCTCTTGGTGATCACTTCCCCCGGCTGCTGCTGCTCATTTCACTGCTGGTTCCAAGAGTTCCTGATCTGGGTGACTCGATGGAGAGAAGCAGATGATTTGAATCCTAGTGTTGCTTAAACAAACAACAGGAAGATGCCAAAGCTGCCTTCAGTCATTTCCCAACACCCGTCGCATGGAAGAGACTGCACAGAGCACACTTCTTGATCGATGCCATGCCTGTACCATAGTTGCTCTTCGAAGCGTCACTGGTTCCCTTTGTACAGCAAGAAACAACGGGCTGTGTGTCTTTTATTGGGACAATGATATGCCTCTCGCAAAGGACCGAGAAGATGAGGCTATAAATGTGATGACAAGGGACCAGTGAGGCACCTTTGGACTTGCAAATGGAACTGATTAAAGAAGATGTGCACCGTAATATTTAATTCATGGAGCATCTCGAAGGATTAAGAAATACTACAAGAAAGGAAACAGATTGCATTCATGTGATGAATTGGGCAGAGAATAACAATGTGAGGCCAA
This genomic stretch from Musa acuminata AAA Group cultivar baxijiao chromosome BXJ3-9, Cavendish_Baxijiao_AAA, whole genome shotgun sequence harbors:
- the LOC135648862 gene encoding vicilin-like seed storage protein At2g28490; translation: MGRRSEVTLLLLQLLAVASCCTMAVTGYREREIGGEEEVRGTTASPFKLEKSEQVVKTEGGEVRVVRGFGSSSKWGGCGPVSPMHIGFIFMEPKTLFIPQYLDSSLILFVHRGDVRVGWIYKDGLAERQLKMGDIIHIPAGSTFYMVNAGEGQRLQIICSIDTSDSMDFSPYQSFFIGGGMYPTSVVAGFDMGTLSTAFNVTEEEVQAILGSQTGGPIVLLTGEAAERIDRRRRKGLLEFHDEEEEDGWWTWRKLLTGILGGGFGDRNRGKKRPVRSPDPYNVYDRDPDFRNDYGWSLALDEHDYHPLKHSDIGVYVVNLTAGSMMAPHVNPRATDYGVVLGGSGEVHVVSPNGTGAMKAEVAEGDVFWIPRYFPFCQVASRSGPLEFFGFTTSARRNRPQFLVGASSILTAMMGPELAAGFGVSEEQLRDVVDAQREATILPSRPWPPVRREGKTPVNR